A window of the Butyricimonas faecalis genome harbors these coding sequences:
- the folP gene encoding dihydropteroate synthase, with product MTHITIGAEKVSLEKPVVMGILNVTPDSFYDGGKYTSELKIMERVDEIVEQGAAIIDVGAYSTRSGAAFVDAQEELSRLSFAVELIRKYHPHLPVSIDTFRADVAREISHCLGPIIINDISGGTMDEKMFETVAELGFPYIMMHIQGTPQDMQVNPHYDDVVREVREFFMERIARLNTLGFNNIILDQGFGFGKTVAHNYELMDKMESFLDLGYPLLVGISRKSMIWRLLEITPQEALNGTTVLNTISLLKGARILRVHDVREAVEAVKIVEAMKMSS from the coding sequence ATGACACATATAACGATTGGAGCGGAAAAGGTGAGTCTGGAGAAACCCGTGGTAATGGGTATATTGAATGTGACACCGGATTCTTTTTATGACGGGGGAAAATACACGAGCGAGTTGAAAATTATGGAACGGGTGGATGAGATTGTAGAACAAGGTGCAGCGATTATTGATGTGGGGGCATATTCTACCCGTTCGGGAGCGGCGTTCGTGGATGCTCAAGAGGAGTTGTCCCGGTTGAGTTTTGCCGTAGAGTTGATTCGTAAATACCATCCGCATCTTCCAGTGTCTATCGATACATTTCGGGCGGATGTGGCGAGAGAAATTAGTCATTGTCTCGGACCGATTATAATTAATGATATTTCCGGGGGAACGATGGATGAGAAAATGTTCGAAACGGTAGCGGAATTAGGATTTCCTTATATTATGATGCATATTCAGGGAACACCTCAGGATATGCAGGTGAATCCGCATTATGATGATGTCGTGAGAGAGGTTCGGGAGTTTTTCATGGAACGCATTGCCCGGTTGAATACCTTGGGATTCAATAATATTATTTTGGACCAAGGATTTGGGTTTGGAAAGACCGTGGCTCATAATTACGAATTGATGGATAAGATGGAGTCTTTCTTGGATTTGGGGTATCCTTTGTTAGTGGGAATTTCCCGGAAATCGATGATCTGGCGTTTGTTGGAGATCACACCCCAAGAAGCATTAAACGGAACAACCGTGTTGAACACGATTTCCCTGTTGAAGGGAGCACGCATTCTCCGGGTTCATGATGTGCGAGAGGCCGTGGAAGCCGTGAAAATCGTGGAAGCTATGAAAATGAGTTCGTAA
- a CDS encoding DUF1599 domain-containing protein codes for MPNTAQEYDKVIDICQDIFVKKMQDYGTAWRILRPTSITDQIYIKANRIRSIEEKGVTKVGEGIVPEFIGIINYSIMGLIQLQLGAGNDTPQDEVLRLYQNYFQKAKELMLAKNHDYDEAWREMRVSSYTDLILMKINRTKQIEDHQGATIISEGIDANYFDMVNYAVFALIRLVVEQK; via the coding sequence ATGCCAAATACAGCACAAGAATATGATAAAGTGATAGATATATGTCAGGATATCTTCGTGAAAAAAATGCAGGACTATGGAACTGCCTGGAGAATACTTCGTCCGACCTCCATCACGGACCAGATATATATCAAAGCAAACCGCATACGCAGTATAGAAGAAAAGGGAGTTACCAAAGTTGGGGAAGGGATCGTTCCCGAATTTATAGGAATCATCAATTATTCCATTATGGGACTGATTCAACTTCAACTGGGAGCGGGTAACGACACTCCCCAGGATGAAGTTCTTCGTCTATATCAGAATTATTTCCAAAAAGCGAAGGAATTGATGCTTGCCAAGAATCACGATTACGATGAAGCTTGGCGGGAAATGCGGGTCAGCTCGTACACTGACTTGATACTGATGAAGATAAACCGCACAAAACAGATAGAAGATCACCAAGGTGCCACGATTATATCGGAGGGTATCGATGCCAATTATTTCGACATGGTAAATTACGCCGTTTTTGCGCTGATTCGCCTTGTTGTAGAACAAAAGTAA
- a CDS encoding BT_3928 family protein — translation MKLVKNLCRIIVGIVFIYSGFVKGIDPLGSDYKFTDYFNAFGMGWMNATTLFFSFALSLAEFLIGIALLFNLWVSRLAWGSLLFMAFFTPLTLVLALTNPVSDCGCFGDAMVLTNWQTFWKNIILLLLTIMVFVYRREYKSSLPLMGQFSILALTGAGMLCLSIYCYHHLPVLDFRPYAVGKNITEEMRLPEGAEQDQYEVTLKYRNRQTGEIQSFTEENYPWQDTLNWEYESSSERLVKKGYITPIHDLVIEHPTLGNITDEILEDNNHTILAVAYHLNQSDTQCQPVINRLAEYAREKGFRFYGLTSSTEQDIQAYKKRYHVPYEFCTADEIQLKTMIRSNPGVIVLREGTILGKWAGKDVPDVKELQKTDLTAYCVHSREQMQRIYLVYSIILLFFVVYLLVPRKKRKRNY, via the coding sequence ATGAAACTCGTCAAAAACCTTTGCAGGATCATTGTCGGGATCGTATTTATCTATTCCGGATTCGTGAAGGGGATTGACCCGTTAGGATCTGATTACAAATTCACTGACTATTTCAATGCCTTCGGCATGGGCTGGATGAATGCAACCACGTTGTTTTTTTCCTTTGCACTCTCTCTGGCAGAATTTCTAATCGGAATTGCCTTGTTGTTTAATTTATGGGTGTCCCGCTTGGCGTGGGGTTCCTTGTTATTCATGGCTTTTTTCACCCCGCTGACCCTCGTGTTGGCACTGACGAATCCCGTGAGTGACTGCGGTTGTTTCGGGGACGCTATGGTACTGACTAATTGGCAAACCTTCTGGAAAAATATCATTTTGCTTCTGTTGACCATCATGGTCTTCGTGTACCGGAGGGAATATAAATCATCGCTCCCCTTGATGGGACAATTTTCGATTCTCGCCCTGACTGGAGCCGGGATGTTATGTCTTTCCATTTATTGCTATCATCACCTGCCCGTGCTGGATTTTCGTCCTTACGCTGTCGGCAAGAATATCACGGAAGAAATGAGACTTCCCGAAGGAGCCGAACAGGATCAATACGAAGTAACACTAAAGTACAGGAACAGGCAAACCGGAGAAATCCAATCTTTCACGGAAGAAAACTACCCGTGGCAAGACACGCTGAACTGGGAGTACGAAAGTAGTTCGGAGCGACTGGTAAAGAAAGGATATATCACACCGATTCATGACCTCGTGATCGAACACCCCACGCTCGGAAACATCACCGACGAGATTCTGGAAGACAATAATCATACCATCCTTGCCGTAGCATACCACCTTAACCAGAGTGACACGCAATGTCAACCCGTCATCAACCGACTGGCAGAATATGCCCGAGAAAAAGGGTTCCGCTTCTATGGTTTAACCTCATCCACAGAACAGGACATTCAAGCATATAAAAAGCGGTATCACGTTCCCTACGAATTTTGTACGGCAGACGAGATCCAGCTAAAAACCATGATTCGCTCCAACCCCGGCGTGATTGTTCTTCGGGAAGGTACAATTCTTGGCAAATGGGCCGGAAAAGATGTTCCTGATGTGAAAGAATTACAGAAAACTGACTTAACAGCTTATTGTGTGCATTCAAGGGAACAAATGCAACGAATTTATTTGGTTTACTCCATTATCCTTCTTTTCTTTGTAGTATATTTACTGGTTCCACGTAAAAAAAGGAAAAGAAACTATTAA